From one Polyodon spathula isolate WHYD16114869_AA unplaced genomic scaffold, ASM1765450v1 scaffolds_825, whole genome shotgun sequence genomic stretch:
- the apof gene encoding uncharacterized protein apof isoform X1, translating into MCTSLTAFMNDDFALTMNAKLKWLFICQLLLCDLLPCQSLHALAPKTTPPSQISARDPHEAEGDKDSTVESARKVVDTVSQLLGSKIKVPSIIENVTCSELVEASLGDDTRWPLFAKDLVAIALVPLLAGFGCRQEAEKLVLQLYEDLGVLDANEMLLEFKDIIQKNPSRTLAAPQANLASDGEHHLQALLFNIDQIASQFQSPEESNKIKENAEAKKCKRWVKVNSTLLMGDAMKVHTELRDAIEECEGLGYLCSGVSGRETFSVIRRKGSHILPQIDAESWIQECEEVHLGTLYHRIARRSLQKDCDDKMEQKVYSVVDWIPAVSTLYNLGTAVYYATINCTEVAKERAILTAVDLGTDALMAATGGTAGIAGYVAGAGLKTGVKAGIKYLLRKMKKEQDIVFNQDNWTNGTMTVE; encoded by the exons ATGTGTACATCGCTTACTGCATTCATGAATGACG ACTTTGCCCTCACAATGAATGCGAAGCTCAAGTGGCTCTTCATCTGCCAGCTGTTGCTGTGTGACCTTCTCCCCTGCCAATCTCTGCATGCCCTGGCTCCGAAGACAACTCCCCCATCCCAAATCTCAGCTCGTGATCCACATGAAGCAGAGGGAGATAAAGACTCAACCGTGGAGTCTGCAAGAAAGGTAGTGGACACTGTATCCCAGCTGCTGGGATCCAAAATCAAGGTACCGTCAATTATCGAGAACGTCACTTGCAGTGAGCTGGTCGAGGCATCCCTTGGAGATGACACTCGATGGCCACTCTTTGCGAAAGACCTAGTGGCCATTGCGCTGGTGCCCCTCCTTGCTGGCTTCGGCTGCCGTCAAGAAGCAGAAAAGCTGGTTCTGCAGCTGTATGAAGATTTGGGGGTCCTGGACGCAAACGAAATGCTTTTGGAATTCAAGGACATCATCCAGAAAAACCCAAGCAGGACCCTAGCGGCCCCTCAAGCCAATCTGGCATCCGATGGGGAGCATCATCTTCAGGCTTTGCTGTTTAACATCGACCAGATTGCATCCCAGTTCCAGAGCCCAGAAGAGAGCAACAAGATAAAGGAAAACGCAGAAGCCAAGAAGTGCAAGAGATGGGTGAAGGTCAACAGCACGTTGCTCATGGGAGACGCCATGAAGGTGCACACGGAACTGAGAGATGCTATCGAGGAGTGCGAAGGCTTGGGGTACCTCTGCTCAGGGGTCAGCGGCAGAGAGACTTTCAGTGTCATCCGAAGGAAAGGCAGCCACATCCTTCCCCAGATTGACGCAGAGTCCTGGATTCAAGAATGCGAAGAGGTCCACCTTGGAACGCTCTACCACCGCATTGCAAGACGGAGCCTTCAGAAGGATTGTGACGATAAGATGGAGCAGAAGGTGTACAGTGTGGTGGACTGGATCCCGGCGGTCAGCACACTCTACAATCTGGGCACAGCGGTTTACTACGCCACCATAAATTGCACTGAAGTGGCCAAGGAGAGGGCCATTCTCACCGCCGTGGACCTGGGAACAGATGCGTTGATGGCAGCTACCGGCGGCACAGCAGGGATTGCAGGATACGTCGCGGGGGCTGGTTTGAAAACCGGAGTGAAAGCCGGCATAAAATACCTGCTTAGAAAAATGAAGAAAGAGCAAGATATCGTCTTCAATCAGGATAACTGGACAAACGGCACCATGACTGTGGAGTAA
- the apof gene encoding uncharacterized protein apof isoform X2 — translation MNAKLKWLFICQLLLCDLLPCQSLHALAPKTTPPSQISARDPHEAEGDKDSTVESARKVVDTVSQLLGSKIKVPSIIENVTCSELVEASLGDDTRWPLFAKDLVAIALVPLLAGFGCRQEAEKLVLQLYEDLGVLDANEMLLEFKDIIQKNPSRTLAAPQANLASDGEHHLQALLFNIDQIASQFQSPEESNKIKENAEAKKCKRWVKVNSTLLMGDAMKVHTELRDAIEECEGLGYLCSGVSGRETFSVIRRKGSHILPQIDAESWIQECEEVHLGTLYHRIARRSLQKDCDDKMEQKVYSVVDWIPAVSTLYNLGTAVYYATINCTEVAKERAILTAVDLGTDALMAATGGTAGIAGYVAGAGLKTGVKAGIKYLLRKMKKEQDIVFNQDNWTNGTMTVE, via the coding sequence ATGAATGCGAAGCTCAAGTGGCTCTTCATCTGCCAGCTGTTGCTGTGTGACCTTCTCCCCTGCCAATCTCTGCATGCCCTGGCTCCGAAGACAACTCCCCCATCCCAAATCTCAGCTCGTGATCCACATGAAGCAGAGGGAGATAAAGACTCAACCGTGGAGTCTGCAAGAAAGGTAGTGGACACTGTATCCCAGCTGCTGGGATCCAAAATCAAGGTACCGTCAATTATCGAGAACGTCACTTGCAGTGAGCTGGTCGAGGCATCCCTTGGAGATGACACTCGATGGCCACTCTTTGCGAAAGACCTAGTGGCCATTGCGCTGGTGCCCCTCCTTGCTGGCTTCGGCTGCCGTCAAGAAGCAGAAAAGCTGGTTCTGCAGCTGTATGAAGATTTGGGGGTCCTGGACGCAAACGAAATGCTTTTGGAATTCAAGGACATCATCCAGAAAAACCCAAGCAGGACCCTAGCGGCCCCTCAAGCCAATCTGGCATCCGATGGGGAGCATCATCTTCAGGCTTTGCTGTTTAACATCGACCAGATTGCATCCCAGTTCCAGAGCCCAGAAGAGAGCAACAAGATAAAGGAAAACGCAGAAGCCAAGAAGTGCAAGAGATGGGTGAAGGTCAACAGCACGTTGCTCATGGGAGACGCCATGAAGGTGCACACGGAACTGAGAGATGCTATCGAGGAGTGCGAAGGCTTGGGGTACCTCTGCTCAGGGGTCAGCGGCAGAGAGACTTTCAGTGTCATCCGAAGGAAAGGCAGCCACATCCTTCCCCAGATTGACGCAGAGTCCTGGATTCAAGAATGCGAAGAGGTCCACCTTGGAACGCTCTACCACCGCATTGCAAGACGGAGCCTTCAGAAGGATTGTGACGATAAGATGGAGCAGAAGGTGTACAGTGTGGTGGACTGGATCCCGGCGGTCAGCACACTCTACAATCTGGGCACAGCGGTTTACTACGCCACCATAAATTGCACTGAAGTGGCCAAGGAGAGGGCCATTCTCACCGCCGTGGACCTGGGAACAGATGCGTTGATGGCAGCTACCGGCGGCACAGCAGGGATTGCAGGATACGTCGCGGGGGCTGGTTTGAAAACCGGAGTGAAAGCCGGCATAAAATACCTGCTTAGAAAAATGAAGAAAGAGCAAGATATCGTCTTCAATCAGGATAACTGGACAAACGGCACCATGACTGTGGAGTAA